Proteins from a genomic interval of Bombus affinis isolate iyBomAffi1 chromosome 18, iyBomAffi1.2, whole genome shotgun sequence:
- the LOC126926636 gene encoding uncharacterized protein LOC126926636: MKILQINLNRCKLAQDMMHQYAIELRPDIIIISEPNRQLPHWFKDTKGDASIWVTLLNGKLPDETTEVKSDGIVGVRVGDVFCFSGYCSSNINMLAYSEYIDTLLTMTKSAARRHDKVVVAGDFNAKSTCWGGSTTDKRGRVLMEALVGMATTSDRLPHNPVMRVTGHA; this comes from the exons atgaagatactgcagataaacctcaacagatgcaagctggcgcaggacatgatgcaccaatacgcgatcgaacttaggccggacataataataatttccgagccgaacaggcagctaccgcactggtttaaggacaccaaaggagacgcctcgatatgggtcacactcctcaacggcaaactgcctgatgaaacaacagaggtcaagagcgacgggatagtgggcgtccgcgtcggcgacgtcttctgcttcagcggatactgttcgtccaacataaatatgctagcatactccgaatacatagacacgctgttgactatgacgaagagcgctgctagaagacacgacaaggtcgtcgtggccggagacttcaacgcaaagtcaacctgttggggaggatcgaccacagacaagagagggagagtcttaatggaggcactag tgggtatggcaacgacatccgaccgactcccacataacccagtgatgcgggtcactgggcatgcgtaa